Genomic DNA from Desulfurivibrio alkaliphilus AHT 2:
TGTTTCCCAACAGGCCAAGAGTCTCCTGGTTGAGTATGATGTTGCCGGCCTGTACCGTGCTGAAGGTCAGGTCCAGCAGGGGATCCAGCGGGGTCAGCAGGCTGCCGCCGGTGCTTTGGAGCAGCGGTTGCTGCGCGGTGTCCGCAGTACCGGTTGTCGACCCGAGCAGACTAGATTCGCTTTCATTGGCACTTGAGCCGCCCAGCAACGAGCCCAGCAGGCTTGCCTGGGCGCCGCCGCCCAACGGCATGATCATGGCCGCCCCCAGTAACAAGGCGCCGGCAATCAGCGGTGACGCTTTGTTTAGTTTTGCTTTTAGCATCCTCTTTCCTCCTTAAAGGTAATGGTTGTCATCCCGGGGCCGTATTTGCCCCCGGCATCGTGGTCCTCCCGGAGTTCGCTATGGTTCATTCATCATTCTTCCTCCTTAGGCTGTAAGTGGTGAGAGAGTTTTGGTTCAACCCGTCGTGCGTACCGGACATCGCCGGCACGACCCCAGGGCTGCCGATCGTAAATGCCCGACAATACCTGTCCTGGGGTTAAACCGCCTTCTGCAGTCAGTTGTTTGAGCAATAACTGTGCCACCGGAGAGAGAAACGGGACACCAATGGAACTGCCGGTAGTTACGTTTTTTTGTCCGGAGAAACGATGGCCATACCACGGGGCGGGGCGTTTGTTTCTGGCAACTTGGTCACCAGTTTCTGACCAGCGGGGTGGGCGCCCCCCACGCTCTGTGATAAAGGGTTTGATAGGCGGCGGGAAAAGGGGTGAGCTGCATAAAGTCCGCCCGGTGGGCCGGGTCCGGCGGGGCATCCTGTGGGGGTAACAAAACCAGGGCGCGACCGGGCAGCTTGGGGTCCGGGCGGGTATGAAACAGTTGCTGGAAACGTTCCACCTTGAGGCGTTGATTGCCGAAGGAGGGGTCCGCCAGGTGGACAAAGCGCTGATCCAGGCCCCGGTAAACCGTGAAGTGGCCGCGCCCGCGTACTTCCAGATAGAGGATGGCCGGCCGCCGCAATTGGGCAAGCGAGTCCAGCGACAGGGCCAACCCCGCGGCCCGGTAACCCAGCGTGGCGGCGTATTGTTGCAGGTCGCTGAACGACATCATCGGCTCCGCCTCTCGTTGCTCCTGGGCCCGTTGCTGGAGCCAGAATTCGACAACATCTTTTTCCGCCACCGTTTCCCCGTAGTAGTGGTGCAAAATGGTGGCCAGGGAAGCGGCGCCGCAGGAATAGTCATAATGCTGGCGCACCACCTGCTGATCCCGGATCTCCACCCAACTCCGGGCCGTTTTCGGGTGCTCGGGGCCGGGGTAGGTCCGACCGCCGCCGCACGCCCCGAGGCAGCACAGAGCCGGCAGCAGCAGCAGCAGCGCCGTTAACAACAGCGGCAGGCGACCTTTAAAAGGTCCTGGACAAACGCCAGGAAATTTGTGAGCCGGCATAATTGGCACCGAAGTTAAATTCACAGTCCAGGAAAAAACTCAGGCGGTCGCTGATGGCATAGGAAATCCCCAGCAGGGGAGAAGTGGTACTGGTGGTGGGGTTGAGCCGGCGGCCGTTTAAGCGGTCACCGCCACGCAGGGTCCACTTGAAACCGCCGCTGATGGTGATATCGGGATTGGCGATGAAAAAAAGTTGCGGGGTCAGCGACAGCAGGGAGCCGGGCTCATAATGGTAGTCACCGGCCCGCCGGGAGCGCTGGTGCTGGTAAGTGGTTTGCAGGAAGAAAATCACCGGATCAAGGGTATAATAAGTGATCAGCCCGGGGGAGATGGTGCGCAGATAATTGCTGCCCCGCTCCGACCCCAAGCGGGTTTGCTCCACGCCGTTGAGGCTGGCCGTCAACAATAATGCCGGCCACCGATCTTCGCGGCGCCACTGGTACACCGCTCCCAGGCCGGCCATATTGAAACCGCTGCGGCTGGTGCTCTCTTGCCGGCCGCCGACGTAATCCCGTTGCTGCTCCCAGAAGCCGGAGCCGAAAACCGCCAGTTCCAGTTGGTCGCTAACACCGTAACGCAGACGCAACTCTGCGACCAGGCTGTTTTCCCTGCTCTGCCCAATGCTCAGATGTGGCCCTTGCAGGGTGACGTGCTCCGCCTGCCGGTTGTTGTTGTTGTACTGCAGGGTGCCGTCCAGTTGCCAGCGACCGGACCGGGTCAGCAGCTCCTCCACTCGGACCGGCATTCTTTCCTCGGCCTCGGTGGAGGCGGCGGGGTCGGTTGCCGCCGGTGAAGCCGGCTGGGTGGTGGTGGCGGCCTTTGCAGGGAGGGGAGCCAGGGTCAGCCAACCCAGCAGCAAGAGGCCCAAAAAAATGGTGGGGCAATGTGGCATGGATGATCCCGGCACCGGTAAAAGATTTGGCAGGAGCTGGGGGCGGGTGCCGACCGGCCTCCGCCCCCAGCTGGTTCATTTTATAAGGATACGGGCTACAGCAGGCCGCCGCCGAGCAGGCCGTCAACCACGGGGAGACCGCCGCCGAGCAGGCCGTCAACCACAGGGAGACCGCCGCCGAGCAGGCCGCCCAACAGGGGTTCAGCCACCCCCAGTACCGGTCCGGTCAAGCCCAGGGCAGGGCTGACCAGGGCCAACGGCAGGGTCAGCAGCGCCCCTTCGGTGGCCTCCATTTCGCCGACGGTCAAGGCGGCGACCTCGACCTTGCCGTCGAACATGGCCTGCATCTCCGTGGCCGTAATACCGTTGCCGGCCATGGCCAGTGACGGGAACGTCAATGCCACGGCGACCAGGGCGGCCAGAATTAACGATCTGTGCTTCTTCATCCTCTTCTACCTCCTTGTTGGTTTGTTGCTTTCATATTGTTAACACCGTTGGTCTTACCGATTTTGCTTATGAGTTTTTCCCCTCAATCACCTCCTTTTTGGTTTGAACCGACCAATTACAGTAAAGGGCGCCGAAGCCGTAGACAGTCGTTCGCTGGCTGTGGCTGTTTTTTCTAGCGCCCGCCTTCATGGTTAGCTTCCTGGTAAACCTGCCTGAATTCGTTGATCAGAGCTTTCCGGGCTGCCGTGTTAAGCCGGTAGTAAAAGGGCGATAGAGAAAGTATCCGAATGGATTCTTTGATAGTCATGGCTTGTCCTCCTTGCATGCTTGAACCGAAAGCGATCGCAACTGGTTGTCAGCACTGACATCCTTTGTTCTGTTCTTAAAAGCAAAATGCGTGCCAGTTACTCAAGAAGTCGGAGAACGGGGACAATGTATTGTAGTTACGGGAAAAAATCTTGGCACGTAGCAATCAAGCGAGAGCTGGGTGGTCAGTTTCTGGTGGGTTGGGTAGTGCGTTTTAGAAAGGTTGGTGGCAACATCATGCTATTCCTAACGTGGGGCAACGATGACTGGCAGGGGCCTATTGGGCGCAAGGCGCGGAGGGGGGATGGGTGCGGGCTTGGTTCCTGCCACGCTGTTTGGCCTCGTAGAGGGCCTGGTCAGCCCGCTGAATCATGGCCCAGGGGGTCTGGTCCTGGCGGCTGAGACCGGAGATGCCGAAACTGACGGTAACTTCGGTGCCGGCGGCCACAGCTTGCCGCAGTCGTCCGGCCACGATCTCGGCCTGGGCGATGGTGGTCCGACGCAACAAGAGCAGGAACTCTTCACCACCGTAACGTACGGCAAGATCACATTTGCGTACGCAGTCACGGGTTATCTCTCCGATCTGGCGCAACAACAAGTCGCCTTCCAGATGGCCATGGTTATCGTTGTAACGTTTGAAAAAATCTATATCGAACATAACCGCGCTCAGTGGGCTATCATCGCGCCGCGCTGCAGCCCAGTCGCGTTCCAGTTCCACTAGCAACAGTCGCCGGTTGGCCAGCCCGGTGAGCGCATCGTGGCTGGCTTCGGTGTCTTTTTCCTCAAAACGGCTGGCGTTGTCGATGGCCATACCCAACAGGGCGCCGATGTTGCGCAGCAGGTTTTGCTTGCGCAGCGGGATCTGGCTCCCCCGCGGCAGGTGGTAATAAAAAACCCCAACCGTTCGCTTGTTGGCTTTTAGGGGTAAGATTACGTGGCCGTGGGGTTGCATTCCCTCGTAACTGATGGTGTGCTGGGGGGTCATGGAACCATCTTCGTCGAAATGAACTTCGCCATGCTGGGCCACCTGACCGCAGAGGCAATCCCCGATGCGCATATCGGCATGGGCTTCCAGGAAAGCGGGAGAAGCACCACGGGTGGCGGCCAACACCATCTTGTCGCCCTGCACCAGAAAGATGCCGCAGCAGACCGGATCGGCCACCAGGTCAAGCATCAGGCCCAGAATCCGGTCCATTAAATCGTTCAGGCCGCCGATTTCGCCCACGGCCCGGGCAACATTATGCAGTATGGCCAGTTCGCGGTTGCTTTCCGCCAGCTCCCGCCTGGTGCGTTGCAGAGTGCGAATTGCCGTCGACCATTGTTGCCGGATACGATCCGCCTGGCGCAGAGCTTCTTTCAGCAGGTTGATCTCTCGTTCCTGGGCGGCAATGCGGGCTTGAAACTGGTGTTGTTCGTCCATGGCGGTTGGGCTTCCGGGGCAAGTTTCAGCTTCAGTAACCGGCGGCACTCTGCAGGTCTGGATAGTAGATGTCGGTGCCACAGTGCAGATTGCGCAGATAGGCCAAGGCCGCCGCCACATGCCGCGGTGGGATGATGGAGCCGTGTTGCGGCAGGATGGCATCGATGGTCAAGCCGTCCAGGCGACGGACAAAACCTTGGGTGGCGATATTGGAAGCCATATAGTCGAGGTGAAACAGATCCATGCGCTGGCGGTGGGCGTGAAAGTCATCCACGACCAGTTGCCAGTCGACATCCAAGGCGGCCCAGATATCGCCGGAAAAAAGGCAACGGGCCGTTTCATCATAGGTGACAAACGCCCCGGGGGAATGCAGGAAAGGTGCCTCAATGAAACGCAGGGCAGCTCCGGAAGGCAGCTCCAAGCGGGGTTGCGCAGTGATGTCCGAATACTCGTAACCGGACCGCCCGTAATGGGGCAGCAATACCTGGGTGCGGGGGCTGGTGTAGATCCTGGCCCGCGGCGCCAGCTCCAGCCAATCGAGAAACGAAGCCGCCACGTCCGGATCCTGGTGGCAGAGAATGATGCCGCTGATTTGCTCCGGCGGCAGCAACTGTGCCACCTGCCGGCGCACGGTCGGGAAAAAACTGCGGCTGCCGGGGTCGACCAGCACGGCTTGGCGGCCATCGACGATCAGGTAAACATTACAGCGAAAGGCCGTTTCCTCATCGATCCCCAGCCAGTAAACGGCGTGCTCGGCCTGCTGGTAAAGCTTGGTGGGGTGGTGGGCGTTTACCTTGATGGTTGACAGGTGACTGAAAGTAAGGTCGGGATTCATTGAAGTCTTTCTCCTTCTCCTTAAGCTATGCTCGGCCGGTCTGGGATGCGACCTGCTATCCGGTGCCAGCGTTCCCCCGCTATATTAAAGCAATATAGGTTAATTTTGCCTGACATCGACCACCATATAGTAGCAGTCTGTTTAGCGGGTGGCAATTAAAGTTTGTCCGACAAAACAGCCTGATCAACAAGTGCAACATTTAAACTCAAAATATAACATTCGATAGCGCTGGGCGGTTTTGAGCGGGCTCAAAATGAGGAAGCCACACTTTCAGCCACGGGTCAATTGTGCAATGGTTCGGAAAATGGCCGCCTCTTCATCATGGGGCGGACAGGCCGCCAAACAGGTGTGGGAACATTTGGCCTATTCAAAGACCGGCACTTTGCCGATGGACAGTACCAGCAACTGGCTTGCCGCAGAAAGTCCACGGATCGGTGCAAGACCGGAAAAGTCCAAAGAGGGCCGGGGGCAAG
This window encodes:
- a CDS encoding MBL fold metallo-hydrolase, giving the protein MNPDLTFSHLSTIKVNAHHPTKLYQQAEHAVYWLGIDEETAFRCNVYLIVDGRQAVLVDPGSRSFFPTVRRQVAQLLPPEQISGIILCHQDPDVAASFLDWLELAPRARIYTSPRTQVLLPHYGRSGYEYSDITAQPRLELPSGAALRFIEAPFLHSPGAFVTYDETARCLFSGDIWAALDVDWQLVVDDFHAHRQRMDLFHLDYMASNIATQGFVRRLDGLTIDAILPQHGSIIPPRHVAAALAYLRNLHCGTDIYYPDLQSAAGY
- a CDS encoding GGDEF domain-containing protein; the protein is MDEQHQFQARIAAQEREINLLKEALRQADRIRQQWSTAIRTLQRTRRELAESNRELAILHNVARAVGEIGGLNDLMDRILGLMLDLVADPVCCGIFLVQGDKMVLAATRGASPAFLEAHADMRIGDCLCGQVAQHGEVHFDEDGSMTPQHTISYEGMQPHGHVILPLKANKRTVGVFYYHLPRGSQIPLRKQNLLRNIGALLGMAIDNASRFEEKDTEASHDALTGLANRRLLLVELERDWAAARRDDSPLSAVMFDIDFFKRYNDNHGHLEGDLLLRQIGEITRDCVRKCDLAVRYGGEEFLLLLRRTTIAQAEIVAGRLRQAVAAGTEVTVSFGISGLSRQDQTPWAMIQRADQALYEAKQRGRNQARTHPPSAPCAQ
- a CDS encoding C39 family peptidase, coding for MLTALLLLLPALCCLGACGGGRTYPGPEHPKTARSWVEIRDQQVVRQHYDYSCGAASLATILHHYYGETVAEKDVVEFWLQQRAQEQREAEPMMSFSDLQQYAATLGYRAAGLALSLDSLAQLRRPAILYLEVRGRGHFTVYRGLDQRFVHLADPSFGNQRLKVERFQQLFHTRPDPKLPGRALVLLPPQDAPPDPAHRADFMQLTPFPAAYQTLYHRAWGAPTPLVRNW